Proteins from a genomic interval of Rhizobium lusitanum:
- a CDS encoding caspase family protein, with amino-acid sequence MIAEAMKTGRFPLACILVFLSLLFSTAAQAADCSLQATETTNPVPDPPEMTHPDLKGRDFEFYNKSFALLVGESSYPQKPLPDVPAEMRKLRSVLESQGFDVSLFLDVKSADFSNVIECFIAKTVGTNPEARVVVYVASHGITRNGPTGQVGYLLPIDALLPTEDPTFQLKAVRISKFLDWAEALEVKHALFIFDACFSGIITMSRSGTPPRQPLSGYVFSDNVQKPLREFFASGTAEQEVPATSVYANLLTQALLGERIEADSNRDGYLTGTELAAFLEGSVPAYSKQTPVHGRIANPNLDIGEIVFKLPEKAEDVFAPPQPAESDTSLQPVFRSATGQSDKAIAQIYEAEKFINTAVTICDDACVAKAKATPYSITIDMPSNLPGNAVFTDTELTCKGCTDQYAIVSGPSLSSSARTLAASFASWEKNAIWKLSGKVSVPKTDDKVVVVSGVDNKVSTVDPNKLSIERTALRINVDDQKKYDRTVVALQSEEKAIRHGARKDLAELLANDDGSTAATLVRGLNTGTYRYQLGVAEALRNAPNGWRTTESASRDVLVALQKKSNDSTLRKSLQGAIDNIQVSVYYETGEDNWLTKAGQLRPKATMNPPLPTISALEVGDMLVADSSVYKRAGPSLEYGSLGILDGGKCVKLVSKDDGPSNGDNARGGWLRVVTRPCSR; translated from the coding sequence ATGATTGCCGAAGCGATGAAAACCGGCAGGTTCCCACTCGCCTGCATCCTCGTGTTTCTGAGTTTGTTGTTTTCGACAGCAGCGCAGGCGGCGGACTGTTCGCTGCAGGCAACGGAGACCACAAATCCGGTTCCCGATCCGCCTGAGATGACGCATCCCGATCTCAAGGGCCGCGATTTCGAATTCTACAACAAGAGCTTTGCACTGCTGGTTGGAGAATCGTCCTACCCGCAAAAGCCCCTGCCGGATGTTCCGGCGGAAATGCGCAAGTTGCGCAGCGTTCTCGAAAGCCAGGGTTTTGATGTCTCGCTCTTCCTAGACGTAAAGAGCGCTGATTTTTCCAACGTCATCGAATGCTTCATCGCAAAAACGGTGGGGACAAATCCGGAAGCGCGGGTTGTCGTCTACGTCGCCTCGCACGGCATCACCCGCAATGGTCCGACAGGACAGGTCGGATATCTATTGCCGATCGATGCGCTTTTGCCCACAGAGGATCCGACGTTCCAGTTAAAGGCGGTGAGGATCTCCAAATTCTTGGACTGGGCCGAAGCATTGGAGGTGAAACATGCGCTGTTTATCTTCGATGCCTGCTTCTCCGGAATCATCACGATGAGCCGCAGCGGTACGCCGCCCCGGCAGCCGCTCTCGGGTTACGTGTTCTCCGATAACGTCCAAAAACCTCTTCGCGAATTTTTTGCGTCCGGCACCGCCGAGCAGGAGGTCCCGGCAACCAGCGTCTACGCAAATCTTCTCACGCAAGCTTTGCTCGGCGAGCGGATTGAAGCGGACAGCAACAGGGATGGATATCTGACCGGAACGGAGCTTGCCGCATTTCTGGAAGGTTCGGTGCCCGCCTATTCAAAGCAGACGCCGGTGCACGGCCGGATCGCCAACCCGAACCTCGACATCGGCGAGATCGTCTTCAAACTGCCGGAGAAGGCAGAGGATGTCTTCGCCCCCCCGCAGCCGGCGGAAAGCGACACGTCGCTGCAACCGGTTTTCAGAAGCGCCACCGGACAATCCGATAAGGCAATTGCCCAGATTTATGAGGCCGAAAAGTTCATCAATACCGCAGTAACAATATGCGATGACGCCTGCGTCGCCAAAGCGAAAGCAACACCCTATTCGATAACAATAGACATGCCATCGAACCTGCCGGGCAATGCCGTGTTCACCGATACCGAACTGACCTGCAAGGGCTGCACGGATCAATACGCGATTGTCTCGGGACCGAGCCTGTCCTCAAGCGCCCGCACGTTGGCAGCAAGTTTTGCATCCTGGGAGAAAAACGCGATCTGGAAGTTGAGCGGCAAGGTGTCCGTGCCGAAAACCGATGACAAGGTCGTGGTGGTCAGCGGCGTAGATAACAAGGTTTCGACGGTCGATCCCAACAAGCTGTCTATCGAAAGGACAGCTTTGCGCATCAATGTTGACGATCAGAAGAAATACGATCGCACGGTCGTCGCGCTGCAGAGTGAAGAGAAGGCCATCAGGCACGGTGCGCGCAAAGATCTTGCCGAGCTTCTGGCCAATGACGACGGATCAACGGCAGCCACTCTCGTGCGCGGTTTAAACACGGGCACCTATCGCTATCAGCTGGGGGTGGCCGAAGCTCTCAGGAATGCACCAAACGGCTGGCGTACCACTGAATCTGCATCCCGTGATGTGCTGGTCGCGCTACAGAAGAAGTCGAACGACTCGACGCTTCGCAAGAGCTTGCAAGGCGCAATCGATAACATTCAGGTGTCGGTCTACTACGAGACCGGCGAGGACAACTGGCTAACAAAGGCCGGTCAATTGCGTCCGAAAGCAACGATGAACCCCCCGCTGCCGACAATCAGCGCTCTCGAGGTGGGCGACATGCTGGTCGCCGATTCCAGCGTCTACAAGCGGGCGGGACCAAGCCTCGAATACGGATCTCTCGGCATCCTTGACGGTGGAAAATGCGTCAAACTTGTCTCGAAGGACGATGGCCCAAGCAACGGCGATAATGCGCGCGGCGGATGGCTGCGCGTGGTGACCCGCCCATGCAGCAGGTAG
- a CDS encoding IS6 family transposase produces MTEAAHVHFRRHRFPAEIIAHAVWLYYRFPLSLRDVEDLLAERGISVTFQTVAEWAAKFGLKFAHQLRRRARGHFADKWQLDEMVVMIKGKRYWLWRAVDANGYVLDALLQSRRNKATALRLMRKLLKGQGTIPRVLVTDKLRSYSAAKAELMPGVEHRSHKGLNNRAENSHLPLRRRERRMMRFKSARQCQRFVSTHGQIANLFLLHRKHLNAIDHRQLRTHAISIWHETAGAIAA; encoded by the coding sequence ATGACCGAAGCTGCTCATGTTCACTTCAGACGCCACCGCTTTCCCGCTGAGATCATTGCCCATGCGGTATGGCTCTATTATCGGTTCCCGCTGAGCCTTCGCGACGTCGAAGATCTGTTGGCTGAGCGCGGCATCTCCGTCACGTTTCAGACCGTCGCGGAATGGGCGGCGAAATTCGGCTTGAAGTTCGCTCATCAGCTCCGGCGCCGCGCACGAGGCCACTTTGCCGACAAGTGGCAACTCGATGAGATGGTGGTGATGATCAAGGGAAAGAGGTACTGGCTGTGGCGCGCCGTCGATGCAAACGGTTACGTCCTCGATGCCCTGCTTCAAAGCCGAAGGAACAAGGCAACAGCGCTGCGTCTGATGCGCAAGCTGCTCAAGGGCCAAGGTACCATCCCGCGGGTGCTGGTGACTGACAAGCTGCGTTCGTATTCGGCGGCAAAGGCCGAGTTGATGCCGGGCGTAGAGCATCGCTCGCACAAGGGATTGAACAATCGAGCTGAGAATTCTCATCTGCCGCTACGGCGGCGAGAGCGACGTATGATGCGGTTCAAGTCCGCACGACAGTGCCAGCGTTTCGTCTCAACTCACGGCCAGATCGCCAATCTTTTTCTTCTTCACCGGAAACACTTGAACGCCATCGACCATCGCCAGCTTCGCACTCACGCCATCTCGATCTGGCATGAAACCGCTGGCGCGATAGCTGCCTGA